Genomic segment of Novipirellula artificiosorum:
GCGTCCTTGCTTGACGACTCGGTCCCGATCGGAACGCTGTGGTTGTTCGCCGATGAAGTCAAGGCGTTCAAGAAATCAGATCAGGCAGCGGCTCGCATGGCAGCGGCAGCCATCAGCTGTGAGTTGTCACGGGCTGCTGCAAGCCGAGAACAGAAGGCCCAACACAAAAGGGCCGAGTCGATTGCCGATTTGACCGAGTGGCAGCACCTCAGTTTACCAACAGGCAACGAATTGGCCCCGGGATGGCGAGCCGACGGAATGATCGAATCACCCTGCCAACATGCGATCGGTTGGCACACTTGGGACATCTTGCCTGATGGAACGATCATGATGGCAATCGGTGAGTCGGTCGATCCTTCACTTCGAGGCGCCGTGCAGGCGGTCGTCGCGAGATCTGCAATGACGGCCCATAGTGGATATCGGCATTCACCGGCTCAGATGATTCAGAGGATTGGCGACTCACTTTGGCAAACCAATTCAGGCGATCAATTGATGTCGATGCTGTACTTTCAGATTGATCCGGAAACGGGCGATGGTTCGTTTGCGGCGGCGGGAAGCATCACCGCGATGATCAGTAGCCGCTATGGCTACCGCCCGCTGGTCGATGGCCGCAGTGAATCGATCGGCGTCCAAATCGACGTTCGACCGGCCACCGGATCTTTTTCGCTGCTCCAAGGCGAAACCTTGCTGGCGTTCACGGACGGATTGTCGGTGGACGGAGCGACACAAACGTTTCTCGGCGATTGTTTGAGAACCAGCATGGCAGCAGCCGACAAGAATCCTTTGGCTGCGATCCGACGAAAAATGGTCGATCGTCCCCTGACAAAGGAACGAGGCGCCATGACACTGCTTCGCAATTAGTTTCGATCCGCAAAGCAATCTTTGACAAAGATTTCTCTTGACGTCCGCGGTGATTCACAGTAGTTGTGGATACAGGCCAATCCGAATAGGACCTGTTTCGATATCTTCGCGGAGGCAATGATGAAGCCTGAGCCGAACGAGAATCCGTCCAAGGAAAGCTCGACAATCGAGCGTTTTTTGGCTGGTATCAGCGAGTGCATTTTCTTATCGAAGTTGGGAGTCGCCGACATCCAACTTGTCGACTACCTCAGCGACATGATGCTACGGTTTGTTCGTGTCGAATCGCTGCATCGCGTTCGCCGGGCGAATGGCAAACCCGCCACCGAAGTGTTCGAAATGGTGGCCGAGGCGGATCGCCGCATCGGTCTGGCTCGCCGTGAAGTCCATCGCCACATCGGCGATTTCACCCTGTTTTGGTCGGGCATGTATCCGGAAAGCCTACGACGCATCAATCCGAATGAATCCGCTGACGGATTTTTGAATTATTGCCGTCAAGGCAAGCGGGCTTACGCGATTGCAGCGGAAATTGAAGGAGGTGACGATCGACCTTCGTGTGACCTGCTGTACCGATTGAGCGAGCAGTTTGAACTGTGTGCATACGGACTGCGCGAAGTTCGTCGCGAGTGGGAAGAAGGCGACCAAGGCAGCGATTTGTTGTTGTCGTAGTCGGGATGTTCACGCCATCCACGAGACGCTCGTCTGTTGCAGACCTTTGGCAATCACTTTTTCTTGCGGCGTTTTTTTTCTTCGAAACCTCGCCGCGTGATGGAGACGACCTCGGAATTGCCAATCATGATGCGGCGGTTATCTTCTGTTTTGATCGCAATCTGCTGCGACAAGATATCATGCCCAAGCACCGATGCACTACCGTCCCGCATCATGATTTGACTGCCGACCGGTGGCAATTCAGCGGCTAATTCTTCGTACGTGTCGAACTCATAACGCAAACAACACTTCAGCCGTCCGCAGCGTCCTGAGATCTTGCTCGGATCGAGCGTCGCTTTTTGCACCTTGGCCATCTTCATCGACACGGGGGGCATCTTACTAAGATGAGTCGCACAACAAATCGGCTGTCCACAATCTCCATAATCGGCTAACAGCTTGGCCTCGTCCCGAACTCCAATCTGGCGCATCTCGATTCGAGTTTGAAAGTGCCCCGCGAGTTCACGGACCAGTTGCCGAAAATCAACCCGCTGTTCGGCGAGATAATAGACAATGATGCGTTCACCACCGAGCAACCGCTCGACGTCAACAATCTGCATCTCCAAACCCAATTGGTTCGCCGATCGTTGGCATCCATCAATATCCTCGCGAGCGATGGCCTCGTATTGATCTCGTTTGCTACGATCGTCGGACGAGACTTGTCGCAGGATCGAGCCATCCGTCGGCTCTGGCAAGTGTTCGATTGCCGCCGCCGTTGCCTCACAGAGCACGGTTCCTATTTCCGTTCCGCGTGCGGTCCGGACAACGACTTGATCACCGTAACGCCAACTCTGATTGGCCCTCATCACACCGAGAATTCGCATCGAACCACAACGAACCACGTACTGCGGGTTCATGTCGCCGTTGGGGGAAGTCGTCGTGTTTTCGTTTCCCGTCGAACCGGTGCTGTTGACCATCGATTCAATCCGCCTTTTCCGGTACGCGTTCCAAAACGTCCAGTAGCACTTGATCGGGCTCGATCCCTTCGGCTTGGGCTTCGAAATTCAACAACACGCGATGCCGCAGCGCAGGGAGAAAAACGCGACGAATGTCTTCGAAGCTTACATTGTATCGGCCGTCCAAGAGCGCGCGAACTTTCGAAGCAAGTGCAAGCGTTTGCGCCCCCCGTGGACTGCTCCCCCAACGAATGTAGTTATTGGTTGCTTCGACGCTGTGCGGCCCGTCAGGATGCGTTGCCAGGGTCAAGCGGACCAAGTAGTCCTGCACATGCGGTGCCAAGATCACTTCGCGCACCAAAGCTTGCCACTTCAAAATTTCGCTGCCATCCATCACCTTTGACAACTCAGCCGTCTCGCCGCGCGTGGTACGGTCGACGATCGTGTTGAGTTGTTCCCGCGTGCTGTAGCCCACGACCAACTTGAACAAAAAACGGTCCATCTGTGCTTCGGGTAACGGGTAGGTGCCTTCCTGCTCGATCGGGTTTTGTGTCGCCAGAACAAAGAACGGTTTTTGAAGAACGAATCGCTGTCCGGCTGCCGTGACGGTGCCTTCTTGCATTGTTTCGAGCATCGCTGATTGAGTCTTAGGCGTGGCCCGGTTGATTTCGTCGGCGAGCAAAATCTGAGTGAAGACCGGACCTCGTTGGAACTCGAAACGACGATGGCCGCGTTCATCTTCGACAATCATGTTCGTGCCAAGTATGTCCGCAGGCATTAAGTCCGGTGTGAACTGAATGCGACTGAAATCAAGACTCAACACCTCTGCCAAGGTTCGAACCAGCATGGTTTTGCCAAGTCCAGGAACGCCTTCAAGCAGACAGTGGCCCCCGCACAACATCGCGGTCAACACGCCGTGGACAATGTCGTCATGACCAACGATCACTCGTCCGATCATGTCACGAACCGTCGCGTAGCGTTGTCGAAATTCGTCAGCTTGCGCCTGCATGGACTCGACGGTGGTCGTCATGGTGAGGAGGGTTCCTGTGATGAGGGCGGCAAGGCGTCAACGAGAGTGGAGAGTTCCGAGAGGACGCCATTCTAGCTCAAACCGCCATGGCGTGGGACCGGACCCGAAAATTTGACATCTTGCCGAAAACGGCCGACCTGCTACTCATCCGAAGTGGGAGGGCCACCAAGTTGCACCAATTTGTTTTCCTTCTTGGTCGTCGGGTTCATCACACACTTGCTACACGAAACACACTCTCCCGCTTTGGCTTTCAACCCGCGGGCCACCGTTCGAACCGCTCGCCGTACTAACCAAATACCAGCAGCGGCGACAATGGCGAACGAGAGGATTGATTGCCAAGAATCCAACGACTGTCTCCCTCTTTTGAGCGGCTTTGTCCTAAGGGGCTGCTAAAACAACCTTGATCCGATTTGATACGTCAACAGCGATCCGACATAGGCCAGCGCCGTCATGTAGGTGAAACTGAGGGCCGGCCAAAACCATGAATTGGTCTCTCGCTTGATGACGAGCAACGTGCTCACGCACTGGGCACAAAGTGCAAAGAACACCATGATCGACAATGCCACCGGAGTCGTGAACACCGGCCGACCATCAGGCCATTTGGAAGCCCTCATCGCCGCGATCAACCCATCGTCTTGTTCATCGACTTCGCCACCCAGGCTGTAAATGGTTCCCAGGGTCGCGATGATCACTTCTCGAGCTGGAAAACTCGCAACGGCTCCGACACCAATCCGCCAATCCCATCCCAACGGACGAACCGCCGGTTCGATCGTGTGACCAATTGATCCAAGCGTGCTGTTTTCCAACAGCGAGGAACTGAGCCGACGATGTTCCGCACGAAGTTGCGCAAGATCGCCAGACACCGAGACGCTTGCGTCACTGGAGTCCGCTTCCAATTGTTCGATTCGCGTCTGGATTTCAAATTGCCGCGAGTGGTCGCCGGGCCAATAGCCAGCAAACCAAATCAAGATCGATGCAGCAAAAATCATCGTTCCGGCGCGCACCACGAATTCGCGGCTCGCTTCCCAGACTCGCGAAAAGACGACTCTCGCCGATGGAACTTTGTATTCGGGAAGCTCCAAGACAAACGGTGCCGTTTCACCTCGTAGCAGCGTCTTTTTCAAAATCCATGCCACCGGAATCGCGACGAACACGCCGACAAAGTACATCGCCATCAACACCAGCGGCCGTGCAGAGATCAAGCCGCCCAGCAATCCACTCGCCGGCACAAACGCGCCAATCAACAGCAGGTAGACTGGTAGCCGAGCGCTGCAGCTCATCAGCGGTGCCACCATAATGGTCGCAAACCGATCTCGACGATTTTCGATCACTCGAGTGGCCATGACGCCCGGGACTGCACAGGCAAACGAACTCATCAGAGGCAAGAACGACTTGCCGCTCAACCCAAAGAGCGTCATCACTCGGTCCACTAAAAACGCAGCGCGCGACATGTAGCCGCAGTCCTCAAGAACGGCGAGAAAGAAGAACAGCAAAGCAATCTGCGGCAAGAAAATCAAGACACCGCCAACTCCAGCGATCACACCGTCCACCACCAAACTACGAAGCATGCCTGGCGGAATGATCCCAGCCACAAACTGAGAAAGAACGCCGGTCAGCGATTCAATCAAGTCCATCGGGATTGAGGAGAGCGAGTAGATGCACTGAAAAATACCAAACATGATCAAGAAAAAGCAGATCATGCCGCCGACTCGATGGGTCAAAATCGCATCGAGCCAATCGGTCGCATTGCGGGGTTTGGCTTGAGTCCGCGAGACAACCCCCTCCAAGCTGTGGGCTGCCCATGAATAGCGGGCGCTGCACTCCAACTCGGTGGGATCGCCACACACCGACGCCAATTTTTCTCGCGCCGAAACGATCGCCGGCAAGACACCGGCGCCTAGCCTTCGGATCGCTCGACGTTCCGCTTCACCCCCGCGGTCGAGCAACATCCGTTCAATCAAATACTGGTCAGGGACCATCGTGCGAGAACAATTCTGTCGAGTCAGCGATTCCGTCGTGCAAGCTCGCTCGACAAGCGCATGGCGCAGCTCGTTGCAAACCGCATAGAATTCAGCCGGCAGCGGACGATCCCGCTCCAGCGACGACACTTGCCGATTGGCGACCTGCTCCAACTGTGTTGACATCTCGGACTTGAGCTCCGCCAAACCGGTTCGTTTGGACGCGCTGATCGCCACGACACGTACGCCCAGATTCTCGCTCAATTGATCGGTGTTGATGGATAGCCCGCGAGCTTCTGCGGCATCACTCATGTTTAACGCGATGATCGTCGGCTTGCCGAGCTCTACAATCTGGCTGACGAGAAACAGGTTTCGCTGCAGAAGCGTGGCATTGACCACGCAAACAACCAAATCGACTGGGGATTGGTCCGCGGAATCACCGGTGAGGACATCGACAGCGACCATTTCATCAGGCGAACGTGGCGCCAGACTGTAAGTGCCCGGCAAATCCACAAGTTCCACCGAGGTGTCGCCGAACATGCAGCGACCGATCTTCTTTTCAATCGTCACCCCCGGATAGTTGCCCGTGCGGACATTCATGCCGGCCAAGGCATTGAACAGAGTGCTCTTGCCTGTATTGGGATTGCCGACCAACGCGACGCGGAACGATCGCGTAGCAATTTCGAGCGACTCAGATGCAGTGGTTTCGGCGAAATGCGCCATGGACCTAAGAACGTGTAAGAGAAGGGTTCTGCCCGTTGGTGACGACAGCAATGACGGAACGCATTTTTAACGTCCGATTCTTGTTCGCGAAACTCCCGGCCGCGGAATCGACGAAGCAGCCCAGGGCCCGCCTCGCTCTTCAAGCCGACCTAAGAGATCGGTGCCGCCATTGGCTCGATATAAACTCGCCGCGCCTCGCCATTTCGAACAGCAATGCGACTTCCCTGAACCGAGCACTTCATCGGATCGCCAAGCGGCGCGGTACGCAAAAACTGCACAGGCTGCCCGGGGACAAAACCCATTTCTCGAAGCCTTGATGCGATGCCATCAAATCCGTCAATGCGCACAATTTGCCCAAATTGGCCGGGCTGCAGCTGGTCGAGTGTTGTCACGAGCGATGCCTCCATTATTGAGAATCAGTCTCAGTAAGGCTATTGTGCACGTCTCGATGAAGAATGTCAAGCCAAGCCGCAGAGAATCTTGGTTAGGGCGTTTCCAGAGCCGGAAACCGGTTGATTATGGAAAGGAAGCAGAAACGAAAAACCAAGAGGCCTACCAGGTGCGGCAGGTTCGATGAATCCCAAAACGCTATTGAACGAATGGATTGACTTTCACGTCCGATCCAATCGGCAGGATCGTCCCAGGGGTGACCGAGGACTGTTTTCCGGAGGAATCAATCGCCGGAGCGAGGCGAGCCGGTTGAGCTGCAAGCGTGCCCTGCTCCGCGGAGGACCAGGTTTTGGGATCCCCCATGTCATCCTTGTTGACCGTAAACGACAGCATCTGGATCCCATCGTTATCTTTGAAAACGTGATCGAGCCCGAGATCGTACTTGAAGATTGCCATGCCCAGCGGTGTGTTGCGAAGCTCCTTGACTCTTTCTGCCTTGAGCGCCCAGCGCCGTCCCCAACGGATTTCGTCGCGGCCCGATTCACTCACTGCATAACGAAACTCATAGCGGAACAGTCCCGTCCCGCTCGGCTTCACATATTGCAACGTTAAATAGTCCTCGACCTTTTGGGGACACTTTGCGTTTTCATCATCCATAATCTGGCGGAATGAGGTCGGGGTCGATTCGGTTGCGTCTGCATCCTCCCCGCGATCCTGCATGCCTTGCATGGCTGCTTCAAAGCTTTCGGCACAACCGCTGAACAGCGGCAACGCGAAAGCAAGAACGAGTGAAAACGCCAAAGGGCTAGCTGAGTGGGGAGGTTTTTTCATCGCACGAAACACCAACGAATGGGACAAGCAAAACACCGACGTCGGCAATCAATCGACGATTCCGATATTGAACTGTAGGTCGCCAATCCCGAAGTCCCTCGTCAACTCGAAAGGATCAAAAAAGAGAATCTTCGAGCGCGGGCACACAACCGGCGCAACCGAAACAACTCCTTCCCTTCGAAGGCTCGAAGAAGGGGGGCTCGAAGAAGGGGGGCTCGAAGAAGGGGGGCTCGAAGAAGGGGGCCTAGCGTTCGCGGAACAACTCGCTGATCGATTGATCGTGATGAATCCGCTTGATCGCTTCGGCCAACAATGGCGCGACGCTCAGTTGGACTAAATTGGGTAGTTGCTTCTCAGGCGGGATCGGAA
This window contains:
- a CDS encoding PP2C family protein-serine/threonine phosphatase codes for the protein MDNGADQRLAASSTTEETFRTFCSLLWHGSPATCSPAIPYHYRATISVTTTTPSYLRIHQGPRTTAASKNNYDNAEAIEGFWQAFGDATGWRVAPSKPRSSAGLKLLPNVNCDSLADPSESSPSVTQNSALRLAESATRLAEQLIRSRESLRQQEMELAARATIISDADTRQKLADRIGQILANAAEACGCDAAALYLLDDDTQVLNTRAVYGLPLSRLEDAPRELRGSRGDLEALVRNVVTVDEFHAGGVDTWSSPEPFQAGICASLLDDSVPIGTLWLFADEVKAFKKSDQAAARMAAAAISCELSRAAASREQKAQHKRAESIADLTEWQHLSLPTGNELAPGWRADGMIESPCQHAIGWHTWDILPDGTIMMAIGESVDPSLRGAVQAVVARSAMTAHSGYRHSPAQMIQRIGDSLWQTNSGDQLMSMLYFQIDPETGDGSFAAAGSITAMISSRYGYRPLVDGRSESIGVQIDVRPATGSFSLLQGETLLAFTDGLSVDGATQTFLGDCLRTSMAAADKNPLAAIRRKMVDRPLTKERGAMTLLRN
- a CDS encoding PSP1 domain-containing protein yields the protein MVNSTGSTGNENTTTSPNGDMNPQYVVRCGSMRILGVMRANQSWRYGDQVVVRTARGTEIGTVLCEATAAAIEHLPEPTDGSILRQVSSDDRSKRDQYEAIAREDIDGCQRSANQLGLEMQIVDVERLLGGERIIVYYLAEQRVDFRQLVRELAGHFQTRIEMRQIGVRDEAKLLADYGDCGQPICCATHLSKMPPVSMKMAKVQKATLDPSKISGRCGRLKCCLRYEFDTYEELAAELPPVGSQIMMRDGSASVLGHDILSQQIAIKTEDNRRIMIGNSEVVSITRRGFEEKKRRKKK
- a CDS encoding AAA family ATPase — translated: MTTTVESMQAQADEFRQRYATVRDMIGRVIVGHDDIVHGVLTAMLCGGHCLLEGVPGLGKTMLVRTLAEVLSLDFSRIQFTPDLMPADILGTNMIVEDERGHRRFEFQRGPVFTQILLADEINRATPKTQSAMLETMQEGTVTAAGQRFVLQKPFFVLATQNPIEQEGTYPLPEAQMDRFLFKLVVGYSTREQLNTIVDRTTRGETAELSKVMDGSEILKWQALVREVILAPHVQDYLVRLTLATHPDGPHSVEATNNYIRWGSSPRGAQTLALASKVRALLDGRYNVSFEDIRRVFLPALRHRVLLNFEAQAEGIEPDQVLLDVLERVPEKAD
- the feoB gene encoding ferrous iron transport protein B, producing the protein MAHFAETTASESLEIATRSFRVALVGNPNTGKSTLFNALAGMNVRTGNYPGVTIEKKIGRCMFGDTSVELVDLPGTYSLAPRSPDEMVAVDVLTGDSADQSPVDLVVCVVNATLLQRNLFLVSQIVELGKPTIIALNMSDAAEARGLSINTDQLSENLGVRVVAISASKRTGLAELKSEMSTQLEQVANRQVSSLERDRPLPAEFYAVCNELRHALVERACTTESLTRQNCSRTMVPDQYLIERMLLDRGGEAERRAIRRLGAGVLPAIVSAREKLASVCGDPTELECSARYSWAAHSLEGVVSRTQAKPRNATDWLDAILTHRVGGMICFFLIMFGIFQCIYSLSSIPMDLIESLTGVLSQFVAGIIPPGMLRSLVVDGVIAGVGGVLIFLPQIALLFFFLAVLEDCGYMSRAAFLVDRVMTLFGLSGKSFLPLMSSFACAVPGVMATRVIENRRDRFATIMVAPLMSCSARLPVYLLLIGAFVPASGLLGGLISARPLVLMAMYFVGVFVAIPVAWILKKTLLRGETAPFVLELPEYKVPSARVVFSRVWEASREFVVRAGTMIFAASILIWFAGYWPGDHSRQFEIQTRIEQLEADSSDASVSVSGDLAQLRAEHRRLSSSLLENSTLGSIGHTIEPAVRPLGWDWRIGVGAVASFPAREVIIATLGTIYSLGGEVDEQDDGLIAAMRASKWPDGRPVFTTPVALSIMVFFALCAQCVSTLLVIKRETNSWFWPALSFTYMTALAYVGSLLTYQIGSRLF
- a CDS encoding FeoA family protein, with the protein product MTTLDQLQPGQFGQIVRIDGFDGIASRLREMGFVPGQPVQFLRTAPLGDPMKCSVQGSRIAVRNGEARRVYIEPMAAPIS